One window from the genome of Leptospirillum ferriphilum encodes:
- a CDS encoding M23 family metallopeptidase, translated as MTGRPALLFVLSSLLLVFFFSPAEALSGSPAIDVVQGGFFLVSEPVSAKGRHIMFLNRTIPFERLQKPGKGPFRGLAAGSRLLVVGIDLAQKPGVYPLKVMETGRLATVRVVPRKFMVSRLHVRSRFVSPPPTLLARILRERHIIHEALSRRSPLLVSGAFILPLKGRVTHDFGAIRILNGKPMSRHLGEDIDAPEGTPVLAANDGKVVLAGRFYYDGNMVIVDHGGGLFTEYLHLHDIHVRPGESVRCGDLIGHLGHTGRVTGPVFHYGAVLEGSHVNPMLLSDRNWISLPFSGR; from the coding sequence ATGACTGGTCGGCCGGCCCTGCTTTTCGTCCTGTCATCGCTTTTGCTGGTGTTTTTTTTCTCTCCTGCCGAAGCCCTTTCGGGATCCCCCGCGATTGATGTTGTGCAGGGAGGGTTCTTTTTGGTGAGCGAACCTGTGAGCGCGAAGGGACGGCATATCATGTTCCTGAACCGGACGATCCCTTTCGAAAGACTGCAAAAACCGGGGAAAGGCCCGTTTCGCGGACTGGCAGCCGGGAGCCGGCTTCTTGTTGTGGGGATCGATCTGGCCCAAAAACCGGGTGTCTATCCCCTGAAGGTGATGGAAACAGGCAGGTTGGCGACGGTCCGGGTCGTTCCCCGGAAATTTATGGTGTCGCGCCTGCACGTCCGCTCCCGGTTCGTTTCTCCCCCGCCTACTCTCCTGGCCCGTATCCTTCGCGAAAGGCACATTATTCATGAGGCCCTTTCCCGAAGATCTCCCCTGCTTGTTTCCGGTGCTTTTATCCTTCCGCTCAAGGGGCGGGTGACGCATGATTTCGGCGCCATCCGGATCCTGAACGGAAAACCCATGTCCCGCCATCTTGGCGAGGATATCGACGCCCCGGAAGGGACCCCCGTGCTGGCGGCCAATGATGGGAAAGTGGTTCTGGCCGGTCGATTCTATTACGACGGAAACATGGTGATTGTGGATCACGGGGGAGGGCTTTTTACAGAATATCTCCATCTGCACGATATCCATGTTCGCCCGGGAGAGAGTGTCCGGTGCGGCGACCTGATCGGACATCTTGGCCATACGGGCCGGGTGACCGGCCCTGTCTTTCATTACGGAGCGGTTCTGGAAGGAAGCCATGTAAATCCCATGCTTCTGTCTGACCGAAACTGGATCTCCCTTCCCTTCTCCGGCCGATAG
- the thrS gene encoding threonine--tRNA ligase: protein MSPKSMTEKETESLKALRHSAAHTLAQAVKKLYPSAQVGIGPATEEGFYYDFRYERPFTPEDLERIENEMKSLIRSSLPIVRKPVSRGEAEKLFRERNEPFKLELIQGIPEDAEITVYEQGEFVDLCRGPHVSSTGEIPAVRLLSTSSAYWKGVESNPSLQRIYGTAFHSEKELADYLRQQEEVQRRDHRKLGRELGLFRTLDEKGAGLVLWLPKGSQIRRTLEELWKILHDRHGYRYVYTPHIARLDLWMQSGHWDYYQDSMFRPMETEGTAYELKPMNCPFHILIFRESVQSYRDLPIRLSELGTVYRYERSGTLHGLMRVRGFTQDDAHIFCKPEDLAGEIRNVLALVDQMIGRFGFTDRTVYLSTRPEKSVGSDENWEMATGSLRKALEESGIPYEVDPGEGVFYGPKIDIKFHDAIGRAWQLSTIQVDFNLPEKFDLTYRNDSGEPCRPIMIHRALFGSIERFFGILIEHYAGAFPLWLAPEQVRIMTIADRHIPYAQTVLSRLKDRGVRAEGDFRNEKIGFKVREAQMEKIPEMWVVGDREVEETRVSVRSREGEKKDLCPLESELEDLFRRSFPPEMLPRSNGF, encoded by the coding sequence ATGAGTCCAAAAAGCATGACCGAAAAAGAGACAGAGTCCCTCAAGGCGCTTCGGCACAGTGCTGCCCATACATTGGCACAGGCAGTGAAGAAGCTCTATCCTTCCGCGCAGGTTGGGATCGGCCCGGCGACGGAAGAGGGATTTTATTATGATTTCCGGTATGAAAGGCCTTTCACGCCGGAAGACCTTGAACGTATCGAAAACGAGATGAAGTCCCTGATCCGCTCCTCTCTTCCGATTGTCCGGAAACCGGTGAGCCGCGGGGAAGCAGAGAAGTTGTTCCGGGAGAGAAACGAGCCGTTCAAGCTCGAACTGATTCAGGGTATTCCGGAAGACGCGGAAATTACGGTTTACGAACAGGGTGAGTTTGTCGATCTGTGCCGGGGACCGCATGTGTCGTCGACAGGAGAGATCCCGGCCGTGCGTCTCCTGTCCACTTCGAGCGCATACTGGAAAGGGGTGGAATCCAATCCGTCCCTTCAGCGGATATACGGAACCGCTTTTCACAGTGAAAAAGAGCTTGCGGACTATCTTCGTCAACAGGAAGAGGTTCAGCGTCGGGATCATCGAAAGCTTGGACGGGAGCTCGGACTGTTCCGGACGCTGGATGAAAAAGGCGCCGGGCTTGTCCTGTGGCTTCCCAAGGGAAGCCAGATTCGCCGGACTCTCGAAGAACTCTGGAAGATTCTGCATGACAGGCATGGATACCGGTATGTTTATACGCCCCACATTGCCCGGCTGGATTTGTGGATGCAGTCCGGTCACTGGGACTATTATCAGGACAGCATGTTCCGGCCTATGGAGACGGAAGGAACAGCGTATGAGCTGAAGCCCATGAACTGTCCTTTTCATATCCTGATTTTTCGGGAAAGCGTCCAGAGCTACCGGGACCTTCCCATCCGGTTGTCGGAACTGGGAACCGTCTACCGGTATGAACGTTCGGGAACCCTGCACGGGTTGATGCGCGTCCGTGGTTTTACCCAGGACGATGCCCATATTTTCTGCAAGCCGGAAGACCTTGCCGGTGAGATCCGAAACGTTCTGGCTCTTGTCGACCAGATGATTGGCCGCTTCGGCTTCACAGACCGCACCGTGTATCTGTCGACCCGTCCGGAAAAGTCCGTGGGGTCCGATGAAAACTGGGAGATGGCGACAGGGTCTCTTAGAAAGGCGCTGGAAGAATCCGGTATTCCTTATGAAGTCGATCCGGGGGAAGGCGTTTTTTACGGGCCCAAGATTGATATCAAGTTTCATGATGCGATCGGCAGAGCATGGCAGCTGTCGACCATTCAGGTCGATTTCAACTTGCCCGAAAAGTTTGACCTGACGTATCGCAACGATTCCGGTGAGCCCTGTCGGCCGATCATGATCCACCGGGCCCTCTTCGGGTCGATTGAACGGTTCTTCGGAATTCTGATCGAGCATTACGCCGGGGCATTTCCGCTCTGGCTGGCCCCGGAGCAGGTACGCATCATGACGATCGCCGACCGCCATATCCCTTATGCCCAGACCGTCCTGAGCCGGCTCAAAGACAGGGGAGTCCGGGCGGAAGGGGATTTTCGCAACGAGAAAATCGGATTCAAGGTTCGTGAAGCCCAGATGGAAAAAATTCCTGAAATGTGGGTCGTGGGAGACCGCGAAGTAGAAGAAACCCGGGTGTCTGTCCGGTCGAGAGAGGGAGAGAAAAAAGATCTCTGTCCGCTTGAATCGGAACTCGAAGATCTTTTTCGCCGGAGCTTTCCCCCGGAAATGCTCCCCCGTTCAAATGGATTCTGA
- a CDS encoding hydroxymethylpyrimidine/phosphomethylpyrimidine kinase, with translation MSERSPGSVWVLAGVDPSGGAGLHQDLRVLSALGLAAKGIPTCLTVQNIREVRRVVPVEEDVFRDMFDALLAVEPPALIKIGLLPETLLASLLGFLDNLPSGIPVVLDPILRFGSGDPFLDPAPFQKRATRIFPRASLVTPNLPEASVLLGRDVHPDRESMRNAAEEILVRYKPEAVYLKGGHASGEEKQDLYVSREDCLVLTYPSLSIPALHGGGCTLASLFSGCRLLDPLASWSAVVRQAREIFQKALDWESRRDGPSRRTLDTVFLPSKGALQIILPEEF, from the coding sequence ATGTCCGAACGTTCCCCGGGTTCTGTCTGGGTTCTTGCTGGCGTGGACCCCTCGGGAGGGGCCGGACTCCATCAGGATCTCCGCGTTTTGTCCGCACTGGGACTTGCGGCGAAGGGAATTCCGACGTGCCTGACCGTCCAGAACATTCGGGAAGTCCGGCGGGTGGTTCCGGTCGAGGAGGACGTATTCCGGGACATGTTCGATGCTCTCCTGGCGGTCGAACCTCCGGCTCTTATCAAGATCGGCCTCTTGCCCGAAACGCTTCTCGCGTCACTTCTGGGGTTTCTGGACAATCTTCCGTCCGGCATACCGGTAGTGCTCGATCCGATCTTGCGTTTCGGGTCGGGAGATCCGTTTCTCGATCCGGCCCCGTTTCAGAAAAGGGCGACCCGGATTTTTCCGCGAGCCTCCCTGGTGACGCCCAATCTTCCCGAGGCTTCCGTCCTCCTTGGACGGGACGTGCATCCCGATCGGGAAAGCATGCGCAATGCCGCGGAGGAAATTCTGGTCCGATATAAACCTGAAGCGGTTTATCTGAAAGGTGGACACGCCAGTGGCGAGGAAAAGCAGGATCTGTATGTCAGCCGGGAAGACTGTCTTGTGTTGACCTATCCTTCCCTCTCGATTCCCGCCCTGCATGGGGGAGGATGCACTCTGGCCTCACTTTTTTCAGGTTGCCGTCTTCTTGATCCGTTGGCTTCCTGGTCCGCTGTTGTCCGTCAGGCCAGAGAGATCTTCCAGAAGGCGCTGGACTGGGAATCCCGGAGGGACGGGCCTTCGAGACGGACGCTGGACACTGTTTTTCTCCCTTCGAAGGGAGCCTTGCAGATCATTCTCCCAGAGGAATTTTAA
- a CDS encoding EAL domain-containing protein yields the protein MTFFNPEIPSSSQGGPDRFPEILSACLQVSDEALDSTSLYRDVSGLLETLEWIRTVWIASRPSTGGWPVAAGKEGLPREDFPEGIELAENAWREGRTIQGALPSGDGAWIFLPIFVRDRVHGLLALLCNTTDIPEERIRFLDAVARAIGSGLLRLDLQGSFHLLENLYVSLVASVEELLPSRDPGRLLESLCQTLVRGELFEAAWLGEPGPGGDFRVLARAGSGADAIGHSVVNAKDGRETSLVRRCWTSAETVAARFPDDLTGPERDLFALNNWRSGMAVPVTRDGVLDMVLLLTSAKEGSLHPDVQEHCRRIARLLGYSLSEIALREKLFDQVQRESLRARQDPLTGLPNRLSLEDRVSEAVARARRTGSLMAVCMLDLDNFKALNDLNGHAAGDLVLRQLAERFRRIQREEEFLARMGGDEFVLVLEGLRGPEELVPVFERIRSIILSPFALGEGHLAPLDLSAGVALYPLDGDDPDLLLRRADNALYTSKIQKSSRSVWWKRWEAREMAGENPPEYGLDPYGPESSHFLERTDKFHFMAAEEFIRDFYEKLRLIPRTRAIIDCLSPEEMEHLKDRQKDHLTLLLSVSVTRDALFRAGYLMGRTHALVGVDRSQIDESYRLFQSIFQEKVFQSGLPKEEKVGLFSIFLARLKDDTEGQFKGLESTVEAYHSFLGRSLPASGSLMPDVMAEEMEILGQLPGIRSVILFRPDREGLFVPVFSHQTPEEYREFLMAGGEHPVLDSGQPQGKGLIPQAWLDGKIMSSPTAVSDPRLKPWIILYEKMGIRSTVAIPVFDVQGKIAYVLHLGGEYPGQFESEWMRHFCEGLSRRVTLLLSRPGLLPVLPEATSRHWRNRLFSGGLRMVYQPVINLLGGVPPKVEALARLEMEDGQTILPGNFIGVLGEQELDRLFWHGLAQALTDLRGWDSQGLSLGLSVNAPPFILTQSDFLPRLREQLREQLRKSGFSPNRLYLELLESLQMEMNHEFVSSLQELSRLGIHIVMDDLGSGYSSLDRLRSLPFEAVKVDQSLIRNARTDPYRTVSFIGMLVQLGRDLDMSVVVEGLEFLEQVEIAFFLGAHFGQGFFLATPMSAENVPEWYGHFSRFSPIQTPKTALGALALHWKSTHVGTSLESARYRLSLEDCPNTRFLEEKGLSGLPIGLLHRKLHELRTRGASSVSALRAMESEFSSELVRLILQEKL from the coding sequence GTGACGTTTTTCAATCCGGAAATCCCGTCCTCTTCCCAGGGGGGCCCCGACCGTTTCCCGGAAATCCTCTCGGCCTGCCTGCAGGTATCGGACGAAGCTTTGGACTCGACCTCCCTTTACCGGGATGTGTCGGGACTGCTCGAAACGTTGGAGTGGATCCGGACCGTCTGGATTGCCTCCCGTCCGTCGACAGGCGGATGGCCGGTTGCGGCCGGCAAGGAAGGTCTGCCGCGAGAAGACTTTCCGGAAGGAATAGAACTGGCAGAAAACGCCTGGCGGGAGGGAAGAACCATTCAGGGAGCCCTTCCTTCCGGAGACGGAGCCTGGATTTTCCTTCCGATTTTTGTCAGGGACCGTGTCCATGGACTTCTGGCACTCCTGTGCAACACGACGGACATCCCGGAAGAGAGGATCCGCTTTTTGGACGCTGTCGCTCGTGCAATCGGTTCCGGTCTTTTGCGGCTCGATCTCCAGGGGAGTTTTCATCTTCTTGAAAATCTCTATGTGTCTCTGGTGGCTTCGGTGGAAGAACTTCTCCCGTCCAGAGACCCTGGCCGCCTCCTCGAAAGTCTCTGCCAGACGCTTGTCCGGGGGGAGTTGTTCGAGGCTGCCTGGCTTGGCGAGCCCGGGCCGGGAGGGGATTTCCGGGTTCTGGCACGGGCCGGTTCCGGCGCTGATGCCATCGGACATTCCGTCGTCAATGCGAAGGATGGTCGGGAAACGTCTCTGGTCAGACGTTGCTGGACATCGGCCGAGACTGTCGCCGCCCGTTTTCCAGACGATCTCACCGGTCCCGAACGGGATCTTTTCGCCCTCAACAACTGGAGATCGGGAATGGCCGTTCCGGTGACCCGGGACGGTGTCCTGGACATGGTGTTGCTTCTGACATCCGCCAAGGAAGGCTCGTTGCATCCCGATGTCCAGGAACATTGTCGCCGGATCGCCCGATTGCTGGGGTACAGCCTGTCCGAAATTGCCCTTCGGGAAAAGTTGTTCGACCAGGTTCAGCGGGAATCTCTCCGGGCGCGCCAGGATCCGCTGACGGGTCTTCCCAACCGTCTGAGTCTCGAGGACAGGGTGAGCGAAGCCGTCGCCCGCGCCCGAAGAACCGGGTCACTGATGGCCGTTTGCATGCTGGATCTGGATAACTTCAAAGCGCTGAATGACCTGAACGGTCATGCGGCAGGAGATCTGGTTTTGCGGCAGCTGGCGGAACGGTTTCGCCGGATCCAAAGAGAAGAGGAGTTTCTGGCCCGGATGGGCGGAGACGAATTTGTGCTCGTGCTGGAAGGTCTCCGGGGTCCGGAAGAGCTTGTCCCTGTTTTCGAGCGGATCCGCTCCATCATTCTCTCCCCTTTTGCTCTCGGGGAAGGACATCTTGCCCCTCTCGACCTTTCGGCGGGGGTTGCGCTCTATCCTCTGGACGGCGACGATCCGGACCTTCTCCTGCGCCGGGCCGACAATGCCCTGTATACGTCCAAGATCCAAAAATCCAGCCGGTCCGTCTGGTGGAAACGCTGGGAAGCCAGAGAAATGGCCGGAGAAAACCCTCCCGAATACGGACTTGATCCCTACGGTCCTGAATCCTCTCACTTCCTGGAGCGGACGGACAAGTTCCATTTCATGGCGGCCGAAGAATTCATCCGGGATTTTTATGAAAAGCTTCGCTTGATACCTCGGACCAGAGCCATCATTGATTGTCTATCTCCGGAAGAAATGGAGCATCTGAAAGATCGTCAGAAAGATCACCTCACTCTTCTTCTTTCCGTTTCCGTCACCCGGGACGCTCTTTTTCGCGCGGGGTACCTGATGGGACGGACACATGCCCTTGTGGGGGTGGACCGGTCCCAGATCGACGAATCCTATCGGCTGTTTCAAAGCATCTTTCAGGAAAAAGTGTTTCAGTCCGGTCTTCCCAAGGAAGAAAAGGTTGGACTTTTCTCCATCTTTCTCGCCCGCCTCAAAGACGACACCGAAGGACAATTCAAGGGTCTGGAATCGACGGTGGAGGCGTATCATTCCTTTTTGGGCCGTTCCCTTCCGGCATCCGGATCCCTGATGCCGGATGTCATGGCGGAGGAAATGGAGATTCTCGGGCAGCTTCCGGGAATCCGGTCGGTGATTCTGTTCCGGCCCGACAGGGAAGGTCTTTTCGTCCCGGTTTTCAGTCACCAGACCCCGGAGGAATACAGGGAGTTTTTGATGGCCGGAGGCGAACATCCCGTCCTGGATTCCGGGCAACCCCAGGGGAAAGGTCTGATTCCGCAGGCCTGGCTGGATGGAAAGATCATGAGTTCCCCGACCGCCGTTTCGGACCCCCGCTTGAAACCGTGGATCATCCTCTATGAAAAGATGGGGATCCGGAGCACGGTGGCCATTCCCGTCTTCGATGTCCAGGGGAAAATCGCTTATGTACTCCATCTGGGAGGAGAATATCCCGGCCAGTTCGAGTCCGAGTGGATGCGTCATTTCTGCGAAGGACTGTCCCGACGGGTCACGCTTCTTCTGTCCCGTCCGGGCCTTCTTCCGGTGTTGCCGGAGGCGACATCCCGCCATTGGCGGAACCGGCTGTTCTCAGGAGGCCTGCGAATGGTCTACCAGCCGGTCATCAACCTTCTTGGAGGCGTTCCCCCGAAGGTGGAAGCGCTGGCTCGACTGGAAATGGAAGATGGGCAGACAATCCTGCCCGGAAATTTTATCGGGGTTCTGGGGGAACAGGAGCTTGACCGTCTGTTCTGGCACGGGCTTGCCCAGGCCCTGACCGATCTTCGGGGGTGGGATTCCCAAGGCCTGTCTCTGGGACTCTCTGTCAATGCTCCTCCCTTCATTCTGACCCAGTCGGACTTTTTGCCGAGGCTCCGGGAACAGCTCCGGGAACAGCTCCGGAAAAGCGGATTTTCACCGAACCGGTTGTATCTGGAGCTTCTGGAAAGCCTGCAGATGGAGATGAATCATGAGTTTGTCTCTTCGCTGCAAGAGCTTTCCCGACTGGGTATTCATATCGTGATGGATGATCTGGGCTCCGGGTACAGCAGTCTCGACCGCCTCCGGAGTCTTCCTTTTGAGGCGGTGAAAGTGGATCAAAGCCTGATCCGAAACGCCCGGACAGACCCCTATCGGACCGTCAGCTTCATCGGAATGCTGGTTCAGCTGGGCCGTGACCTGGACATGAGTGTCGTTGTGGAGGGTCTGGAGTTCCTCGAGCAGGTCGAGATCGCCTTTTTCCTCGGGGCGCACTTCGGGCAGGGCTTTTTTCTTGCCACCCCCATGTCGGCGGAGAACGTTCCGGAGTGGTATGGGCACTTTTCAAGATTTTCTCCTATTCAAACGCCCAAAACCGCTCTTGGAGCCCTGGCCCTCCACTGGAAGTCGACCCACGTGGGAACGTCTCTGGAAAGCGCGCGTTACCGCCTGTCTCTGGAGGATTGTCCCAATACCCGGTTTCTGGAGGAGAAAGGCTTGTCCGGCTTGCCGATCGGGCTTCTCCACCGCAAACTTCATGAGCTGAGAACGAGAGGAGCCTCCTCGGTCTCGGCCCTGAGGGCAATGGAATCCGAATTCTCTTCGGAGCTTGTCCGGCTCATTCTCCAGGAAAAACTCTGA